A genome region from Anolis carolinensis isolate JA03-04 chromosome 6, rAnoCar3.1.pri, whole genome shotgun sequence includes the following:
- the LOC134299903 gene encoding uncharacterized protein LOC134299903 — protein sequence MGACSARLGCPTPADIPRDSPLGKILADWGGFASKNMVQARLVQLSKRKWPLVALEGGVAWPPHGSEDESLILKLQSHCHGEGKWTQLAYAAMFMALSQRESGRGEGVQVFPCRDVGSKPTLLKSSSLDLLPLPPPPEEELLETFACPPPYQPQPLSLAPPPPRLSPPVLSLAPIQNSQIDPSREPLLPGIPTLPDSLTQPPTLSPHLPSVSQPPIPSQPPQSSLLSPPPNPPILQSFSPSPSQFPSPFYLPYTLPRGSPFPIPDPLASQTFHPLLLPSAPPARTPPSLQHPQLLRPPHQSP from the coding sequence atgggtgcttgttcagcacgtctagggtgtcccaccccagcagacatccccagggattctccattgggcaagatcctggccgattggggtgggtttgcatcgaaaaacatggtgcaggccaggttggtccaactcagcaagcgtaagtggcccctcgtggcccttgaagggggagtcgcttggcctccacatggcagtgaggatgagagtctcattttgaaactccagagccattgccatggggagggcaagtggacccaactggcttatgctgcaatgttcatggccttaagccagagggagagtggaaggggggagggggtccaagtcttcccatgcagggacgtgggctccaaacctaccctccttaaaagctcctctctagacctacttcccctcccgcctccaccagaagaggaacttctggagacatttgcttgtcCCCCACCTTACCAACCTCAACCCCTATCCCTTGCCCCACCTCCTCCCCGGCTTTCTCCTCCTGTTCTGAGTCTTGCACCGATCCAGAACTCCCAGATTGACCcctcaagggaacctctgcttcccgggatccccacTCTCCCAGATTCACTCACCCAACCCCCTACCCtttcgccccatctcccctccgtttcccaacctcccattccctctcagcccccccaatcctctcttctctctcctcctcccaacccccccattctccaatccttttctccctctccttctcaattTCCCTCCCCATTCTATCTCCCATACACGCTACCCAGAGGATCACCCTTCCCGATCCCAGACCCTCTCGCCTCTCAGACTTTCCACCCTCTATTACTCCCCTCTGCGCCTCCTGCAAGGACCCCCCCGTCTCTTCAGCACCCCCAGCTTCTCAGACCACCCCACCAGTCCCCCTAG